Proteins encoded by one window of Streptomyces uncialis:
- the yajC gene encoding preprotein translocase subunit YajC, whose translation MSLVTLLPFIVLIGAMFLMTRSAKKKQQQAVQMRDQMQPGSGVRTIGGLYATVKEVSDDTVLVEAAPGVHLIFAKNAIGAVLDDDEYNRLVHGTEFSDDDADEITGSAVPDDASSLTEADGAGPRIDLGKSDAEAKDKPDTEDTPAAQAERPADAEPKKTDGESDAK comes from the coding sequence GTGAGTCTCGTGACCCTCCTCCCGTTCATCGTGCTCATCGGGGCCATGTTCCTGATGACCCGGTCTGCGAAGAAGAAGCAGCAGCAGGCCGTCCAGATGCGGGACCAGATGCAGCCCGGATCAGGTGTCCGCACGATCGGTGGCCTGTACGCCACCGTCAAGGAGGTCAGTGACGACACGGTCCTCGTCGAGGCCGCCCCCGGCGTCCATCTGATCTTCGCCAAGAACGCCATCGGCGCCGTGCTGGACGACGACGAGTACAACCGTCTCGTCCACGGCACCGAGTTCTCCGACGACGACGCCGACGAGATCACCGGCTCCGCCGTCCCCGACGACGCCTCCTCCCTCACCGAGGCCGACGGCGCCGGTCCCCGGATCGACCTCGGCAAGTCCGACGCCGAGGCCAAGGACAAGCCGGACACCGAGGACACGCCGGCCGCCCAGGCCGAGCGGCCGGCCGACGCCGAGCCGAAGAAGACCGACGGCGAGTCGGACGCGAAGTAG
- the secD gene encoding protein translocase subunit SecD — MAAPKKGRKPSAQGRPGRTLVLTLIAMVALTGGMFLSGHTTPRLGIDLAGGTSITLKAKNEPGQKNAVNKTNMETAVGIIERRVNGLGVSEAEVQTQGNDNIIVNIPKGTDEESAREQVGTTAKLAFRPVLAGMPAVAGGEATPKPSPSTSGEKAEGDKKDKGAKAEPSGSTSADPPGSPSPSATTQGRAVTSGLAAQDETPAPSGSTNPGSSAPSGSPSAVAPEAPAAAPGIPADLQKKLEALDCSTAPARADAGSKAGVAKNGESIVSCDPESQFKYALGPVAVEGKRIKEASAAIDPRGVEGWIVQMTFDGKGADQFGDITGQLAAKPAPENQFAIVLDGEIVSAPSVSTAISGGNAQISGGFNQKSAEALGNMLSYGALPLTFEEQSVTTVTAALGGEQLEAGLIAGAIGLALVVIYLVVYYRGLALIAIASLLLSAALTYVLMSLLGPAIGFALNLPAVCGAIVAIGITADSFIVFFERVRDEVREGRTLRPAVQRGWPRARRTILVSDFVSFLAAAVLFVVTVGKVQGFAFTLGLTTLLDVFVVFFFTKPLLTLAARSKFFSDGHPWSGFDPKRLGVKPPVRRSRRPVAPLTDPKEA; from the coding sequence GTGGCAGCACCCAAGAAGGGCCGTAAGCCGAGCGCACAGGGCAGGCCGGGGCGCACGCTGGTCCTGACCCTGATCGCCATGGTGGCGCTCACCGGGGGAATGTTCCTTTCGGGGCACACTACTCCGCGGCTCGGGATCGACCTCGCCGGTGGTACGAGCATCACGCTCAAGGCGAAGAACGAACCCGGTCAGAAGAACGCGGTCAACAAGACCAACATGGAAACCGCCGTCGGCATCATCGAGCGGCGGGTGAACGGTCTCGGTGTCTCCGAGGCCGAGGTGCAGACCCAGGGCAACGACAACATCATCGTCAACATCCCCAAGGGGACCGACGAGGAGTCCGCCCGTGAGCAGGTCGGCACGACCGCGAAGCTGGCGTTCCGCCCGGTGCTCGCCGGGATGCCCGCGGTAGCGGGCGGCGAGGCCACCCCCAAGCCGTCGCCCAGCACCTCCGGTGAGAAGGCCGAGGGCGACAAGAAGGACAAGGGCGCCAAGGCCGAGCCGTCCGGCTCGACCTCCGCCGACCCCCCGGGTTCGCCGTCCCCGTCGGCCACCACCCAGGGCCGCGCGGTCACCAGTGGTCTCGCCGCCCAGGACGAGACCCCAGCCCCCAGCGGTTCCACGAACCCCGGTTCGTCCGCGCCCAGCGGCAGCCCCTCCGCCGTGGCCCCCGAGGCCCCCGCGGCGGCCCCCGGCATCCCCGCAGACCTCCAGAAGAAGCTCGAAGCGCTCGACTGCTCCACCGCCCCTGCCCGCGCCGACGCGGGCTCCAAGGCCGGCGTGGCGAAGAACGGCGAGAGCATCGTCTCCTGTGACCCGGAGTCCCAGTTCAAGTACGCGCTGGGGCCGGTCGCCGTCGAGGGCAAGCGGATCAAGGAAGCCAGCGCGGCCATCGACCCCCGGGGTGTCGAGGGCTGGATCGTGCAGATGACCTTCGACGGCAAGGGCGCCGACCAGTTCGGCGACATCACCGGTCAGCTCGCCGCCAAGCCCGCCCCCGAGAACCAGTTCGCGATCGTCCTCGACGGTGAGATCGTCTCCGCGCCGTCCGTGAGCACCGCGATCTCCGGTGGCAACGCCCAGATCTCCGGTGGCTTCAACCAGAAGTCCGCCGAGGCGCTCGGCAACATGCTCTCGTACGGTGCCCTGCCGCTCACGTTCGAGGAGCAGAGCGTCACCACCGTCACCGCCGCGCTCGGCGGGGAGCAGCTCGAAGCGGGTCTCATCGCCGGTGCCATCGGTCTGGCGCTCGTCGTGATCTACCTCGTCGTGTACTACCGCGGTCTGGCGCTGATCGCGATCGCCTCCCTGCTGCTGTCCGCGGCGCTGACCTATGTGCTGATGTCGCTGCTCGGCCCGGCCATCGGCTTCGCGCTGAACCTGCCGGCCGTCTGCGGCGCGATCGTCGCCATCGGTATCACAGCCGACTCGTTCATCGTGTTCTTCGAACGGGTACGGGACGAGGTCCGTGAGGGCCGCACGCTGCGTCCCGCCGTCCAGCGCGGCTGGCCCCGCGCCCGGCGCACCATCCTGGTCTCGGACTTCGTGTCCTTCCTCGCCGCCGCGGTGCTCTTCGTGGTCACGGTCGGCAAGGTCCAGGGCTTCGCGTTCACGCTGGGTCTGACCACCCTGCTGGACGTGTTCGTGGTGTTCTTCTTCACCAAGCCGCTGCTGACCCTGGCCGCCCGTTCCAAGTTCTTCTCGGACGGTCACCCCTGGTCCGGCTTCGACCCGAAGCGGCTCGGCGTCAAGCCCCCGGTCCGCCGCTCCCGTCGCCCCGTCGCCCCGCTGACCGACCCGAAGGAGGCGTGA